In a genomic window of Algoriphagus halophilus:
- the galK gene encoding galactokinase, which produces MRERIAKSFVEIFSQEPLLAFAPGRINLIGEHTDYQEGFVFPAAVSQGIWVAVQENDSNSARVHSFDFKEDFVFDVKSFSPKKGHWANYIMGMVAQLKQAGYPVKGFNMVFGGNIPVGSGLSSSAALSVGIGTALSGLFSFKIPKRSIAIYAQKSEHLFEGLNCGIMDPYASAFGKENHALLLDCRSNTHEEIPINLKDFSLLLVNTKVKHKLADSAYNKRRAACEESVRILSSNFHGIKTLRDISTDQLPEVEKLLPSELFPKAKHVIMEDSRVREAGTYLKNGDLINFGKLMKASHESLSKDYEVSCAELDFLAEESWKMDFVLGSRMMGGGFGGCTINLLKTNSIEKFQNSLEKAYFKKFGIHPEFIPVTPSEGAGIL; this is translated from the coding sequence ATGCGCGAACGTATAGCCAAGTCCTTTGTTGAGATTTTTTCTCAAGAGCCTCTTCTTGCCTTTGCACCTGGTAGAATTAACCTGATCGGTGAACATACGGATTATCAAGAAGGATTTGTATTCCCCGCTGCAGTTTCTCAGGGAATTTGGGTAGCCGTCCAAGAAAATGATTCAAATTCGGCTAGGGTCCATTCATTTGATTTTAAGGAGGATTTTGTATTTGATGTCAAATCATTCTCACCGAAAAAGGGTCATTGGGCAAATTACATCATGGGGATGGTAGCCCAGCTGAAACAAGCGGGATATCCCGTAAAAGGCTTTAACATGGTATTTGGAGGAAATATCCCGGTGGGATCTGGACTTTCCTCTTCCGCTGCACTATCAGTAGGCATAGGAACTGCACTATCAGGATTATTTTCATTCAAAATCCCAAAACGATCCATTGCTATTTATGCTCAAAAATCCGAACATCTTTTTGAAGGGCTAAACTGTGGAATCATGGATCCCTATGCCTCAGCCTTTGGGAAAGAAAATCATGCCTTATTATTAGACTGTAGGAGCAATACCCATGAAGAAATCCCAATTAATTTAAAAGACTTTAGTCTGCTTTTAGTCAATACCAAAGTAAAACATAAACTCGCGGATTCAGCCTACAACAAAAGAAGAGCAGCCTGCGAAGAAAGTGTAAGAATTCTTTCAAGTAATTTCCACGGGATCAAAACCTTAAGGGACATTTCTACTGATCAACTGCCTGAAGTAGAAAAATTGCTCCCTTCAGAACTTTTTCCTAAAGCCAAACATGTGATTATGGAAGATTCCCGGGTTCGTGAAGCAGGTACATACCTTAAGAATGGGGATTTAATCAATTTTGGAAAGTTGATGAAAGCTTCACACGAAAGCTTAAGCAAAGATTACGAGGTGAGTTGCGCCGAACTTGACTTTTTGGCGGAAGAATCCTGGAAAATGGATTTTGTTTTGGGATCAAGAATGATGGGAGGTGGTTTTGGCGGTTGTACCATTAACTTACTGAAAACTAACTCTATAGAAAAGTTTCAAAATTCTTTAGAAAAAGCGTATTTCAAAAAATTTGGTATCCATCCCGAATTTATCCCTGTCACTCCATCTGAAGGAGCAGGAATTTTATGA
- a CDS encoding LacI family DNA-binding transcriptional regulator, whose protein sequence is MKKGHQVTMKEIAKKLGVSVSTISRALKDSPELHPETKRKIVEMAKEMNYQPNLLAQSLRISRTKTLGVIVPEITSHFFASCISGIQDQANVRGYNVMICQSNEHLELEIANIKTLVASQVDALLISLSRETNHYEHLFELYNREIPFVLFDRVQEDIPVSKVTFNDVGGAYQVTKHLLEVGCKRVMYISGPEDLYISKKRKEGYLKALAEFGVAEDPSLIKVTDLTSEGNIAVAEEILQMKERPDGVFCMIDPVAVEVLIHWKSQGIKIPQDIALAGFTNNPTSAVIEPPLTTVSQPGYEMGKLAVSHLLDQLDGIASDDPISIVLETTLIPRQSTQISK, encoded by the coding sequence ATGAAAAAAGGGCATCAGGTCACCATGAAGGAAATTGCCAAGAAATTGGGAGTTTCTGTTTCCACCATTTCCCGAGCGCTAAAAGACTCTCCAGAATTACATCCAGAGACCAAGAGAAAGATTGTGGAAATGGCGAAAGAGATGAATTACCAACCTAATCTTTTGGCCCAAAGTTTAAGGATTAGCAGAACCAAGACCCTTGGTGTCATAGTGCCTGAAATCACTTCCCATTTCTTTGCATCCTGTATCAGTGGTATTCAAGATCAAGCAAATGTCCGTGGATACAATGTAATGATTTGTCAGTCCAATGAACATCTTGAGTTGGAAATTGCCAATATCAAAACCTTGGTAGCCAGCCAAGTAGATGCACTATTAATCTCATTGAGCAGAGAGACCAACCATTACGAGCACCTTTTTGAACTTTATAATCGAGAGATTCCATTTGTACTTTTTGACAGGGTGCAAGAAGACATTCCTGTCTCCAAAGTTACATTTAATGATGTCGGTGGAGCTTATCAAGTAACCAAACATCTCTTGGAAGTGGGATGTAAGCGGGTTATGTATATATCTGGCCCTGAAGATTTATATATCAGTAAAAAAAGAAAAGAAGGGTATTTAAAGGCCTTAGCAGAATTTGGGGTGGCTGAAGACCCAAGTTTGATCAAAGTGACTGATTTGACCTCTGAAGGCAATATAGCTGTAGCGGAAGAAATCCTGCAAATGAAGGAAAGACCTGATGGAGTGTTTTGCATGATTGATCCCGTAGCTGTCGAGGTATTAATTCATTGGAAAAGCCAAGGAATTAAAATCCCTCAAGACATTGCGTTAGCAGGTTTTACAAATAACCCAACTTCAGCAGTGATTGAACCCCCATTGACCACCGTTTCTCAACCAGGTTACGAAATGGGTAAACTTGCAGTAAGTCACCTGTTAGACCAATTGGATGGGATCGCTTCAGATGATCCTATTTCAATCGTATTGGAAACAACCCTTATTCCAAGACAATCCACGCAAATCAGTAAATAA
- a CDS encoding M28 family peptidase, translating into MKNKLWLIALLILAWACSSPEKKTETVAEIPVKPYPSFSSDSAYTFIQKQVDFGPRVPMTPGHQETKDWIISKFESYGMSVQTQDFEAKTYDNLTWNLSNIIASYNPAATKRIMLSAHWDSRRIADKDSQDMDQPIDGANDGASGVGVLLEIARTIHSQDLKPDVGIDFILFDGEDDGEPDQTTYRNTSQDFWWCLGSQYWSGNKHIPNYTAYYGILLDMVGAKGAHFYREGYSRKFAAGILRKVWDNAAKIGHGDFFVNRDAAEILDDHVFVNTKAGIPMIDILDFSPDYGFGHYHHTHSDNMELIDRRTLQAVGETVLFTVYQE; encoded by the coding sequence ATGAAGAATAAATTGTGGCTCATTGCCCTTTTGATTTTAGCTTGGGCTTGTAGCTCTCCAGAAAAGAAAACCGAAACCGTAGCTGAGATTCCTGTTAAACCCTACCCAAGCTTCTCATCGGATTCTGCCTATACATTTATTCAGAAACAAGTGGATTTTGGTCCTAGGGTTCCAATGACCCCTGGCCATCAGGAAACCAAAGATTGGATCATTTCAAAATTTGAAAGTTATGGAATGAGCGTTCAAACTCAGGATTTTGAGGCAAAGACTTACGATAACCTTACTTGGAATCTTAGTAATATCATTGCCTCTTATAATCCCGCAGCAACCAAAAGAATCATGCTATCTGCGCATTGGGATAGTAGAAGGATTGCTGATAAGGATTCCCAAGACATGGATCAACCTATTGATGGAGCAAATGATGGAGCCAGTGGAGTTGGCGTGTTACTGGAGATCGCAAGAACTATCCATTCTCAAGATTTGAAACCGGATGTGGGTATTGACTTTATCCTGTTTGATGGTGAAGATGATGGAGAGCCGGATCAAACTACTTACCGAAATACTTCCCAAGATTTTTGGTGGTGCTTGGGTTCTCAGTATTGGTCTGGAAATAAGCATATCCCTAATTATACCGCTTATTATGGCATTCTATTGGATATGGTAGGTGCCAAGGGAGCACATTTTTATAGAGAAGGCTATAGCAGAAAATTTGCCGCTGGCATCCTTAGGAAAGTCTGGGATAATGCTGCCAAAATTGGACACGGAGATTTCTTTGTGAATAGAGATGCTGCCGAAATCTTGGATGATCACGTCTTTGTCAATACCAAAGCAGGGATTCCTATGATCGATATTTTGGACTTTTCTCCTGATTATGGGTTTGGGCATTATCACCATACCCATAGCGATAATATGGAATTGATTGACCGCAGAACCTTGCAAGCGGTCGGAGAAACTGTTTTATTTACGGTTTACCAGGAGTAA
- the cysS gene encoding cysteine--tRNA ligase, with translation MKSHQLKLYNTLSRKKENFQAINPPFVGLYVCGPTVYGDAHLGHARPAITFDTVNRYLTHLGYRVRYVRNITDVGHLQGDADEGEDKIAKKAKLEQLEPMEIAQQYTDSYHRDMALLNTWKPNIEPRATGHIPEQIALVEAILKEGLAYEVNGSVYFDTLKYNEKTPYGRLSGRVIDELMSGSRELDGQSEKRNPVDFALWKNAAPEHLMKWDSPWGVGFPGWHLECTAMSSKYLGTTFDIHGGGMDLMFPHHECEIAQGNACNHKDPVNYWMHNNMITINGQKMGKSLGNFITLQELFNGDHDLLEQAYSPMTIRYFILTAHYRSTLDFSNDALKAAQKGYKKLINGLRIAKMLKYQPAEDISIDEKQLEQIKSSISNAYRAMDDDFNTAQAIGHLFNLLKKINSMYTGQLPPAALGEEVFNLLIQTFITFVEDILGLLEEKFDTQQQMISLLLNLYTEAKTARDYEKVDEIRAGLKEIGFVVKDMKNKIDWAYEE, from the coding sequence ATGAAATCGCATCAATTAAAGCTATACAACACTCTTTCCCGCAAGAAAGAGAACTTCCAAGCAATTAATCCTCCATTTGTAGGTTTATATGTCTGCGGCCCCACCGTTTATGGAGACGCACATTTGGGTCATGCACGTCCAGCGATCACCTTTGATACGGTCAATCGCTATTTAACTCATTTAGGGTATCGGGTAAGATATGTCCGAAACATTACGGACGTTGGGCATTTACAGGGGGATGCAGACGAAGGTGAAGATAAAATCGCAAAAAAAGCCAAACTGGAGCAACTGGAACCTATGGAAATTGCGCAGCAATACACGGATTCCTATCACCGGGACATGGCTTTATTGAATACATGGAAACCTAATATTGAACCAAGAGCTACCGGTCATATTCCAGAGCAAATTGCCCTAGTAGAAGCAATTTTGAAGGAAGGATTAGCTTATGAAGTCAATGGGTCGGTCTATTTCGATACCTTGAAATACAATGAAAAAACTCCTTATGGACGACTTTCAGGGAGAGTAATCGATGAATTGATGAGTGGGAGCCGAGAACTTGACGGGCAAAGTGAAAAGAGGAACCCCGTAGATTTTGCCTTATGGAAAAATGCAGCCCCAGAACACCTGATGAAATGGGATTCTCCATGGGGAGTAGGCTTTCCAGGATGGCATTTGGAGTGTACAGCCATGAGTTCAAAATACCTAGGAACAACTTTCGATATCCATGGAGGCGGAATGGACTTGATGTTCCCTCACCACGAATGTGAGATTGCTCAGGGAAACGCATGCAATCATAAGGATCCAGTAAACTACTGGATGCATAACAACATGATTACCATCAATGGTCAAAAGATGGGTAAGTCTTTAGGAAACTTTATCACTCTTCAGGAATTATTCAATGGAGACCATGACTTATTGGAGCAGGCTTATAGCCCAATGACCATTCGCTATTTTATTCTGACTGCACATTATAGATCCACTTTGGACTTTTCCAACGATGCCTTAAAGGCTGCGCAAAAGGGGTATAAAAAGCTAATTAATGGCTTGAGAATAGCGAAAATGCTAAAATACCAACCCGCAGAGGATATTTCCATTGATGAAAAGCAATTGGAACAAATTAAAAGCAGCATCAGTAATGCTTACAGAGCGATGGATGATGACTTTAACACTGCACAAGCCATTGGTCATCTATTCAATTTATTGAAGAAGATTAATTCTATGTATACTGGCCAGTTGCCACCAGCTGCTTTGGGTGAGGAGGTATTCAATCTATTGATCCAAACATTCATCACCTTCGTGGAAGATATTTTAGGATTACTTGAAGAAAAATTCGATACCCAACAACAGATGATTTCCTTGCTTCTCAACTTATATACAGAAGCTAAAACTGCTCGTGATTATGAAAAAGTAGATGAAATCAGAGCTGGTTTGAAAGAAATAGGTTTTGTCGTAAAAGACATGAAAAATAAAATTGACTGGGCATATGAAGAATAA
- the purH gene encoding bifunctional phosphoribosylaminoimidazolecarboxamide formyltransferase/IMP cyclohydrolase — protein MATKKIQSALISVFYKDNLEPIIALLKKHGVTIYSTGGTQKFIEEQGAAVVPVEELTSYPSIFGGRVKTLHPKIFGGILYRRDNDGDLSQAAEYDIPAIDLVIVDLYPFEETVASGASEADIIEKIDIGGISLIRAAAKNFKDVTIIASKDQYTELEQRLTDQDGATTMEDRRYFAAQAFQVSSNYDTHIFNYFNRAENIPALKVSENKAKALRYGENPHQAAHFYGDMDALFDQLNGKELSYNNLVDVDAAVNLIAEFKGETAFAILKHTNACGVALAPTVKEAYQKAFQADTISAFGGVLVTNQTVDKEAAEEMHSLFFEVLIAPEFTEEALEVLTSKKNRILLRQKIDLPGTKMMKTLLNGVIEQDKDLATETKADFKVVTQETPTEKEMDAMVFAAKICKHTKSNTIILSNDNQMFSSGVGQTSRVDALKQAITKAHEFGFDLKGAVMASDAFFPFPDCVEIAGKAGITAVVQPGGSIKDQLSIDYCNDHGMSMVMTGVRHFKH, from the coding sequence ATGGCAACAAAGAAAATTCAATCTGCCCTCATCTCTGTCTTCTATAAAGACAATCTCGAACCTATCATTGCCCTATTAAAAAAACACGGTGTAACCATCTATTCAACCGGTGGTACCCAAAAGTTTATTGAAGAGCAAGGCGCAGCAGTTGTTCCTGTTGAAGAATTGACCAGCTATCCATCTATCTTTGGTGGAAGAGTAAAAACCCTTCACCCAAAAATCTTTGGTGGTATTCTTTATAGAAGAGATAATGATGGAGATCTTTCCCAGGCTGCAGAGTACGATATTCCTGCCATAGATTTGGTGATAGTGGATTTGTATCCTTTCGAAGAAACGGTAGCCTCTGGTGCTTCCGAAGCTGACATCATCGAAAAGATCGACATTGGTGGTATTTCTTTGATCAGGGCAGCTGCCAAAAACTTTAAGGATGTGACCATTATTGCTTCTAAAGATCAATACACTGAGCTAGAGCAAAGATTAACAGACCAAGACGGAGCAACTACGATGGAAGACCGTCGTTATTTTGCTGCACAAGCATTCCAAGTTTCTTCCAATTACGATACACATATCTTTAATTACTTCAACAGAGCTGAAAATATTCCAGCGTTGAAAGTATCTGAAAACAAAGCAAAAGCACTTCGATATGGTGAAAACCCCCATCAAGCGGCCCATTTCTATGGGGACATGGATGCTCTATTTGACCAATTGAATGGAAAAGAACTTTCCTACAACAATTTGGTGGACGTAGATGCAGCAGTGAACTTGATCGCTGAATTCAAAGGAGAAACTGCTTTTGCGATCCTAAAGCATACCAATGCCTGTGGTGTAGCTCTAGCACCAACGGTGAAAGAAGCCTACCAAAAAGCTTTCCAAGCAGATACCATTTCAGCTTTTGGGGGTGTTTTGGTTACCAACCAAACCGTTGACAAAGAAGCAGCAGAAGAAATGCATTCATTATTCTTCGAAGTATTGATTGCTCCTGAATTTACTGAGGAAGCTCTGGAAGTATTGACTTCAAAGAAAAACAGAATTTTACTTCGTCAGAAAATCGACCTTCCAGGTACTAAAATGATGAAAACACTTCTGAACGGAGTGATTGAACAGGACAAAGATCTTGCTACTGAAACAAAGGCTGATTTCAAAGTAGTCACTCAGGAAACTCCTACTGAAAAAGAAATGGATGCGATGGTATTTGCAGCTAAAATCTGTAAGCACACCAAATCCAACACTATTATCTTGAGCAACGACAATCAAATGTTTTCTTCAGGAGTAGGACAAACCTCTCGTGTGGATGCATTAAAGCAAGCTATCACGAAAGCGCATGAGTTTGGTTTTGATTTGAAAGGAGCGGTAATGGCCTCTGATGCCTTCTTCCCATTCCCTGACTGTGTGGAAATAGCCGGAAAAGCTGGAATCACTGCAGTGGTTCAGCCTGGCGGATCCATCAAAGACCAATTGAGCATCGACTATTGTAACGACCACGGGATGTCCATGGTAATGACAGGAGTAAGACACTTTAAACACTAA
- a CDS encoding glycoside hydrolase family 18 protein, whose protein sequence is MKSTYLSFIFLLTLILSCSAPIENEQETSQNTGILTSDPVIMAYYVAERDYQPGKIPVEKLTHIIYSFTNVIDGEMKFRNEDSAGPKLEALVKQKERNPDLKVMIACGGWGADGFSDMALTEESRTKFIKSASEFIAKYNLDGMDMDWEYPGISGAGTMARPEDTKNFTALMKGLREMLDQFETPKILTFASAGWKRYYDFIEVNEVMKYADYTNVMTYDQVSGVSIYTGHHTPLGDVKKGDIEGTPFQVHLDSLYQNGGNLDPDPRSAEKIVDFLIQEGVDPKQIVIGSAFYGRVWKGVPPANNGLYQLSGGLHIGWMAYHQIRDNYEPDGKFKRYWDEKAKSPYMYNAEDSLFVSYDDTVSVALKTEYTMKKGLGGIMFWELGNDTKEAGSLLDAIYKAAND, encoded by the coding sequence TTGAAAAGCACTTACCTCTCTTTTATTTTTCTATTGACACTCATTTTGAGTTGCTCGGCTCCAATCGAAAATGAGCAGGAAACATCACAAAACACAGGGATACTTACTTCTGATCCTGTAATTATGGCTTATTATGTTGCCGAACGTGATTATCAACCTGGAAAAATTCCTGTTGAAAAGCTGACCCATATCATTTATTCATTTACCAATGTCATCGATGGTGAAATGAAATTTAGAAATGAAGATTCAGCAGGACCTAAATTGGAAGCATTGGTCAAGCAAAAAGAGCGTAATCCTGATTTGAAAGTTATGATTGCCTGCGGAGGTTGGGGAGCTGATGGATTCTCTGATATGGCTTTGACCGAAGAAAGCCGAACTAAATTCATCAAGAGTGCTTCAGAATTTATAGCAAAATACAATCTTGATGGCATGGACATGGACTGGGAATACCCAGGAATATCTGGTGCAGGAACCATGGCTAGACCAGAAGACACCAAGAATTTCACCGCCTTGATGAAAGGGTTGAGAGAGATGCTGGATCAATTCGAAACTCCGAAAATTTTAACCTTTGCATCTGCGGGTTGGAAACGCTATTATGATTTCATTGAAGTAAATGAAGTCATGAAATATGCGGACTATACCAATGTCATGACTTACGATCAAGTTTCTGGTGTTTCAATTTATACCGGACATCATACTCCTCTTGGTGATGTCAAAAAAGGAGATATTGAAGGAACTCCTTTTCAAGTACACTTAGATAGCTTATACCAAAATGGTGGTAACCTAGACCCTGACCCTAGATCAGCCGAAAAAATTGTGGACTTCCTAATTCAAGAAGGTGTGGATCCCAAACAAATTGTCATCGGTAGTGCATTTTATGGAAGAGTTTGGAAAGGTGTTCCCCCTGCAAACAACGGACTTTATCAATTGAGCGGGGGCTTACATATAGGTTGGATGGCTTATCATCAAATTCGTGACAACTATGAACCTGATGGCAAATTTAAACGCTATTGGGATGAAAAAGCCAAATCACCTTACATGTACAATGCCGAGGACAGCTTATTTGTTTCCTATGATGACACGGTTTCAGTCGCCTTAAAAACCGAATACACCATGAAAAAAGGATTAGGAGGTATTATGTTCTGGGAACTTGGAAATGACACCAAAGAAGCTGGAAGCTTACTTGATGCAATTTATAAAGCAGCCAACGATTAA